Below is a window of Halolamina sp. CBA1230 DNA.
GAGGGAACCGAATCCGGCGCAGACAGCGACGGTCGTGATGATGGCCCATTATCTCGTGGAGCCGGTCCACTGTCGCTGGAACTCCTTGCTGGCGGTGGCGCCCTGGTGCTCTCGGTGCTCGTGATCGCCTGGGTCATTCGGCGCGATGGGGAGCGCGGCCCCACCAATCAGCCACAGTCGCCAGGAACATCGACGACGCCTACCTCGGACAGCACCGATAACGGGGGCACAATGGTGGATCACGCCGCTGCACTGCGTGAGGACGGGGAGTCCGACGCCGCGATCCGGGCGCTCTACAACGCCGTGCGACGATCGCTCAGTGTCGGTGATGAAACACAGACCCACTGGGAGTTCTACACCACCGCGAGTGAGCGGCTGCAGCCAGACACGACAGAGACGCTCGAACGACTCACCCAAGCGTACGAGCGAGTGGTCTACAGTCCGGACGAACTGGACAAGGAACAGGCTGATGCCCTGCTGGACGACACCGCAGCATTGCTCGACGAGGGCGACGGCGAGTCGGCGTCGTAGGCGTCCGGGCCTGGCGGTGGACCGACTGGTTTTTCCGCACTGCGCAACCTCGGGCAGATATGGCTGGCCGGTCACGCTGGTTGCAACTCCTCCCTGCACCAGTCCGGCGACTGCCTGCCGATCTGGCCGCAGTCATCGCGCTGGTCGGCGTCACTGCAGCAGTCGTCTTCCTCCCGGTCGTTTCCGAAACGCCTCTTCGCGTGGTGTTCGGCCTCCCGTTCGTGCTGTTCGTTCCTGGGTACGCGTTCATCGCGGCGCTGTTCCCGGAGGCCGGAACGTTCGAGACGAGCTACGACGCGGCCCATGACGAAGTCGCGGCGCCGAACGATCGCTCGGGGATCGACGGCATCGAGCGCGTCGCGCTGTCGTTCGGCCTCTCGATCGCGGTGGTGCCGCTGATCGGGCTGGTGCTGAACTTCACGCCATGGGGGATCCGACTGGTGCCGATCATGGTCGCGGTGAGTCTGTTCACGCTGGCGTCGACGGCCGTCGCCGCGCGACGTCGCTGGGCGCTCGACCCCGAGGATCGGCTCACGGTGCCGTGGCGCGAGTGGCTCGGCGAAGCGCGCGCGGAGCTGTTCGAGCCCGAGTCGCGGGCGGATGCGGCGCTGAACGTGCTGTTGGTAGCGAGCGTCCTGCTGGCTGTTGGGAGTGTTGGCTACGCCGTCGCGGTGCCCCAGCAGGGGGAGGCGTTCACGGAGTTCTACCTGCTGACCGAAAACGAGGACGGCGAGTTGGTGGCCGACGACTACCCCACAGAGTTCACGCAGGGTGAAAGCGAGTCGCTGGTCGTCGGGATCGGGAACCACGAGCATCAGTCGGAGACGTATTCGGTGGTGGTCGCGTTACAGGACGTGCGGATCGAGAACACGTCGGGGAACACCGTGAACGACTCCGACGGCGGTGGGAACATCTCGATTGCCGTCGAGGAAGAGGAGGAGCTTCGACGTTTCCAGACGCAGGTCGCGCACAACGGGACGTGGCACCTCCAGCACAACGTAACGCCGACGATGACGGGCGAGCAGCTGCGGTTGACGTATCTGCTGTACAAGGGTGAGGCGCCCGAAGATCCGACGGTGGAGAACGCCTATCGAGAGCTGCATCTGTGGGTAAACGTCAGTGACCCATGATTGATTTCGTGGGCTTGTCAGTGGACTTCCCTTCTGTCTCCGTAACGGAGTAGGCGTGGAGATCGCCGTTCAGGTTCAGCATCCCTGACGCAAGCGCACACTGATGGGGTGCGCCTCCACTCGAAGACATCTGCCCCGAGTGGAGTCGTTTGAGAAGTTTACGAGCGATATTCTTGCTCGCGTTGTAGTCCGCGTTCAGCAGAGAGCTTCACACTCCCGAAGCATTTGTCGCGGGATTTTTCGAGCGAAGACATCTACCGAGTGCTAGTCAACACAGGTGGGTTCAACTGAACGGTTAAGCGGAGTCCCCTTCCTCAAGGAGCGACCGAAGGGAGCGAGTAGGGAGGGGAGGAGCGCACGCAAATTGTTAAGAGCGAGTACGCCGATAGTGTGACTGTCCATGACGGGCCACAGACAGTCCGTGAGGGTTGGCGCGGCAACGAGGCCACGCTGCGTTTCTCGGCATGGACGGGTCGCAGTCAACCGACCCCGAAAGACGGACCAACGAAGCGAACGTGACGCCTTGTGCCTCTCCGTCGCTCGTGACCGAACGGGCGTAGAGTGGAGGTCACGTCGAATTAAATTGCCTCTGACGTTTGGCCCTGCGTCACAAGCGTCTTTCGTCGGCATGAGTCCCATGCCGAGGAGACACACGCAAGCCACGTCCTCAACGAACGCGTTAGCGCGAGTAGGGCGGGGTAGTTGACCTCCAGTCGTGTTCTCCAACCCCTTCGTAGTGTTTGAGACGGCTCTCGATTTCCCAGGCCTCCCAGTTGCATTCGTGGTAGAGGACATCAGCCAGCTCGGCGAAATTGCTTTTATCTAACTCGATGCCGCGTTTTCCTCGGTACGTAATGTAGGGCTCGCTCCGAAGATCGGCGTAGACCTCTCGCCCGGTCGGGTAGTCACCGTCGATTGCTGACAGATTCAGCAGGTCGTCCTGTCCGATCGGCGCCCCCCAGTTGTGCTTCGCTATCATTGTCGCTAAGAGGGCGCATTTTACCGACGGCTTCTGCATGACCGAACGATGAGGCCACTTCGTAATAAAGCCTGTTAACGGCTGTTAACAGTAGCGGAAACTCTTATGTACACAGAGGGACGTTGTATGCTGTATGAGCATGGAGCATGCGCCCGAACGTGGAGAGAAAAAGGAGCTCCGGAAGGAGCATCCCAGCGGATGGCTCTACCTGACGCAGCATGACGCCGTTCCGATCCTCGTCGACGCGCTGCTCGACCTCCCACCAAACAGGGAGTTCAACAAAACCGAGCTCGCAGAGCACGCCGGCGTCACCAGACAGACCGTCGGCAACTACACCGAGTTGCTGCTGGAGGTCGAACTCATCGAGGAGGTGCCGAACACGTCCCCGCGCCGCTACCGTGTCGCCGACAGTGATGTTGTTCGGGAACTGTTCGAACTGAACAGCGCCCTCAACAACGTCGGCACCGAGTAGGTCCCTGTCCGGAGAAGCTCACGAAAGCACGTCACTCGAACTCCACTACGGTGCGACGGAGCCAACCCCGCCTCACACGCTCGAAGATGGGACGATACGTCGGTATCTCGAAAATCAAAGATTTCGACGACTCGTCGAAACGGCCCGGCCGTTTCGATACGACAACTCACACGAAGACACCAAAGGACACGAACTGCACGTCGCACCGGATCCAGACCCGGACAGTATCACGTTCCCCGGGATGGTCGAACTCTGGGACCGGTTCTGGAACGAAATCCCGAAATCCGAATTCGACGTCGAGTAAGATCATCACCTAGGGTGACACCATGAACGATACCACGCCGCCGCTGCATCCGATGGAGCGCGAACAGCTTCGGGCCGAATCAACCCTCGTCGTAACGGTGAAGTCGTCTGCCGAATTTCACGACGACGTCACCGCCAGCATCGAGACACTTGAACGAGATGCGACGGCGGATTCCACGCCGACGCTCTCGTTCAGCAGCTATGACGACCTCATGGAGACGCTGACACCGCGCGTCCTCGATCTCATCGAGGCCATCCGCCAGGAAGAGCCGTCGAGTATCAACGAGACTGCCCGGGTTGTCGACCGTGACGTAAAGAACGTCCACGAGGAGCTGAGTCGGCTTGCCCAGTTGGGAATCATCTTCTTCGAAGAAGTCGGTCAGCGGAAGCGTCCGGTCGTCTGGTTCGATGAACTCGTCATCAACCTCCCGTTCGATCCAGAGGCTGGCGACACCGCAGCAGCCGCGCCGTGACAGCCCCACAGCAGATCTGTCTTGATTCTCCCAGTTCGTTCATCTACGCAGAAATCAGGTGGCCGTCGTTCTGGGCGAGCTGTCGAGCGAGTTCGTAGAGGCGGATATCCCGGTCGATACGCTGCCAGTCGCTCACCGCCTCCATCCGCTCGTGGACGGTTTCGTGGTTATCGTCGAAGACTGAGACTGTATCCGGGTCGGTCGCGTCGAACCGCTCCTCGTAGTGGTCGCGCTCGGCTTCGAGCTCGCGGACGCGATCGATGATCTCGTCGACGGTGAGGTCGTGGGCGATCCGGCTGGCCTCCTGCCACTCCAGGTACCCATCGTTGCGTTCGTAGTGGGCTGGACGGGCCTCAGTGTCCGCACGGACGATCCCCATCTCCGCGAGCCGGTCGAGATGTTTCTTCGCGGCGTTGGGCGAGCAGTCAGCGAGGTCGGCGACGTCGCCGTAGCTCGTCGGCTCAGTGAGACCGAGGGCGACGTCGTAGACGCGGTCGAAGGTGTCCGCGTCGTCCGGCCAGTCGTGGGGAGTTGTGGGCGCCGGATCGAACTCGTCCATAGGCGTCATTCAGTACGTGTGAATATATGTGTTTGGCTGTTCAGATATTTGTGAGTGATAGGGCGGTTCGACGGATGTAGTCAACTCGGATATCTCCATCGAGTATCTCACAGCCGGCTTCGCTACAGCACCTCGGTGATTCGGGACCAGATCCTCGTGTTCGCGACAGCGATCACCGCGTCAGTGTCGACGATAACGGGGTGGCGTACGTCGCCGTCGACCGTCACTCCTGGAACACGCCGGCCGTATCGAGTTCAGTCGCCTCCTCGAAGGCTTCGCGCTCGCGCTCGATCTCCTTGATGGCGTCCCCGAGGAGGATCTCCGCGACCTCCTCGGGGAGCTCCCCCTCCTTGTACTGCTGGTGCAGCGTGATCTTCTCCTCCTCGGAGAGGACTTCCCGAAGCTTCTCCTGCAGTCCACGTCGAGCGAGTTCGCTGATGTTGATCCCTCCGAGACGGAGGTCGTCGACGACGTGACTCGCCTCCTTTTCGGCCTCGCCTCGGAACTGGATCTTGTCGTTGTTCGTCGCCATTCTGGGTGGTTGTTGGACGGTGATTGCATAGGTGTTGTGACGAGCCATCCGTGTCAGTACAGACGTGTTCGGCGAGTGTCGAGGGTATCAGTCGTCAAGGTACTTGGGGAACCGTGACTGGGGTCGCTACTAGGTCAGCCTCGACAATCATCTTCACGACCTTGCGTCCCGAAAAGGGACGGCGCGCTGTCACTCGAACATCGTCGAGTCGTCGATCGCATTGCTTTCGTTGTTCTTCGGGTCGATCCCCATCTCCCGCAGATCCTCGTCAGTCGGGGGGTGCCCCTCGATACGGGACTTCCCGCCGAGCACGTCCGGCGTCGAAACGATGGGGATGGTCACGCTCAGACACCCACAGAGGGCGCCAGCGTCGAAAACGGGTCGGGTGCAGCGAGAAACGTCTACTGCTCGGCCTGGGTGGGGACGTATCCGACGCCGGTTGTTCCGACCAGTCCACAGTTCGGACAGTCGTAGTACGTTTCGGGGCCGCGAGACGGCGCACTGTCCGGCTGGAGTTCCGCGGACCCACAGAACGGACAGTACTCTATTTCTCCACTCTTCATAAAGCAGATATCTACAGCTCTACCTATCGTTATATGCTACATATTCTGGCGAAGGGGATGCTCGACATCCGGGTTCAGCAATCGAAGGTAGCGACCGTGATCAGGACATCCGGTCGCGCATGAGCGTCTCCCCTGGTTTCGTGAACGCCTCACTACCGAGCTTCACACCGGCGTTCAGGCTCGTGTTGATGCCCGTCTTCGCCTCGTCGCCGACGACGACGCCGAACTTCCGCCGGCCCGTCGACGTCGTCTCCCCCTTCACGCGCATCTTGACAGCCTTATCGTCGTGCCGCAGGTTCGCCACGTTCGTCCCGGCGCCGAAGTTCGCGTCCCGCCCGAGCACACTATCGCCCACGTCGGAGAGATGCCCGACGTTCGGCCCCCGCATCACGGGAATGCTGCCTTTAGGAATCGACTACTGCCTGATCGGTGACTACAAAACCCACTCACTCGACGGGAATACGCGCAGTGTGGCTGTGTTCCGTGCAGTTTGTCCAGCAGTGGAGAAATCAGGATCGAGAATCGGTTAGGAACACATTTATGGTCGACAAATTCACATCCTGATACAGAATTTCGTTGTGATCCACATAGTGGCTCTATCATGATTAATCAATGAACAAATATGTCTAGCATAAACAACGAGCAGGGAGTCAACGGGGAGCGGGAAGAGTACCAGCTCGGGGAGCCACAGACGGCACAGGAGTCCCGAGAGGAGGAGGGCGTTCTGTTACCGGCCGATAGCGAGGCGACGCCGGCGATTTCGCTGGTGATGCCGACACTGAACGAGGAGGAGGGGATCCGAGAGTGTATCCGGCGGGCGAAAACCGCGTTCCGAGAACTCGGCGTGCAGGCCGAAATCATCGTCTCGGACAGTTCGACCGATCGAACGCCGGAGATCGCTCGCGAAGAAGGCGCGATCGTCGTCGAACCCGACGGCAAGGGGTACGGGTACGCGTACCAGTACGCGTTCGAGAAGGCCCGCGCGGACGTGATCGCGATGGGCGACGCCGACACCACGTACGACTTCGAGGAGCTGCCGAAGCTGTACGAACTGGTCGCCAACGGCGACGCCGACATGGCGATGGGGAGTCGGCTGGAGGGGGAGATCAAGCCCGGCGCGATGCCGACGCTGCATCAGTACGTCGGCAACCCACTGCTGACGAAGTTCCTGAACACGTTCTACGGCGCCGGCGTCTCCGACGCCCACTCCGGGATGCGCGTGTTCACTCAGGAGGCCTGGGAGGCGATGGGCTGTGAGACCACCGGCATGGAGTTCGCGTCCGAGATGATCATGCAGGCCGGGGCGGCCGACCTGCAAATCGTCGAGGAGCCGATCGTCTACCACGAGCGCGAGGGCGAGGAGACGCTGGAGAGCTTCAGGGACGGCTGGCGACACGTCCGGTTCATGCTGCTGAACGCCCCCGGGTATCTGTTCTCCGTGCCCGGGATGGTGCTGGGGCTGTTCGGGATGCTCGTCATGGCCAGTGTCGCGTTCGGCGTCCCCGGGACATCGGTGACGCTCGGGGCGAACTCGATGATCGCCGGGAGCCTGTTCACGATCGTCGGCTACCAAGTGGCGTCGATGGGCATCTTCGCGACGATCAGTGGCGATCCGATCCGGAAGCCCGGCGATCCGGTGACGGAGTACGTCGTCGAACGACTGAACCTGGAACGGGGGGCGACGGCTGGGCTGGTGGTCGGCGGTGTTGGTGCGACGTACGCCGGCTATCTGGTCGTACAGTGGGTCCAGAGTGGGTTCACGTCAGTGCCGTTTACGGTCGGGTCGATTCTCGCGTTCACCGCGATCGTCATCGGCGTGCAGACGGTGTTCTCCGCGTTCTTCATGAGCGCGGTGGCGAGTTCTCGGTAGGTCGGGAGTCGCTCGTTTTCTGCCGTTTCTGATCGCTCGGTTCGTGTTGCTGTCGAGAGGGACACACCCGACACCGAGTGAAACCCGTGGTTGGTCGTGTGTTCGGATGGGGGCACACCACGTAACGAGTGTATTCATCGCTACCAGGTCAGTCCTTCGTAGACGATCCCGTCTCTTCGGTCGATCGCGCGGCGGCCGTCGACGACCACCGGCGTCGCCATCGCGTCGAACTCGTCGTGGAGCTCCTCGATCGCCGGCCAGTCCGTGACGACGAGGGCGCCGGCAGCGCCATCGAGAGCTTCGGTCGGTGTGGCGGCGTACTCGATATCGGGGAAGTGCTCGCGCATGTTCGCCGTCGCAACCGGGTCGTAGGCGACGACAGTCGCGTCCCGGTCGTGGAGGCCCTCGATAACGGGGATCGCCCGGGAGTTCCGCACGTCGTCGGTGCCGGGTTTGAACGCCAGTCCGAGCACGGCGATGCGCTCGTTCGTGACGTCGACGTGGTCGTCCATCAAGGAGAGCAGGCGGCCCGGTTGGCGGTCGTTGCGTTCGGTTGCGGCGTCGAGCATCACCGGTTCGTAATCCTCGTCGCGTGCGGCCGCACGGATCGCTGCCGTGTCTTTCGGGAAGCAGCTGCCGCCCCAGCCGACGCCGCTGCGGAGGAACTGCTCGCTGATGCGGTCGTCGAGGCCGATCGCGTCGGCGACCTCGTAGGCGTCGATCCCGTACTCCTTGCAGATGTTCCCGATGTCGTTGATGAGACTGACCTTGGCTGCGAGGAAGGTCACGTCGGTGTCGAGGATATCGGCGTAGTCGGTGGTCGCGGTGACGGTATCGCCGCCGAGGGTGGCGAGGAGTTCGTCCAAACTGGGTTTGTGATTCGCGCTTCGACCGGCGGTGATGTCGTCGACTATCTCCACACGGAAACGAAAAATGGCCCCTATAGCGATCCGACACGGTATCCAGTATCAAATTCCTGATGATGCGCGAGTATATCTGCAGGGTACTACAACGTCAGCCAGTGCCGCTCCTCCTCGTAGATATTTGAATGCCCGATGACCGTAGCGGTCTGTATAATTACTAATACACCGCGTCGACGATCTCGCGATCAAGGTCGTCGAACGTCTCGAGATACGCACGCCGATCCGCGCGAAGGTCCGCCGCCTGCCGCTCGTAGTCGGCGACGATCGCCGGAACGCGATACGAGTCCATATCCAAGCCGGGGACCGTCGCAGGAACTTGAAGTGGCACGGCAGTGTCGTCCGTCCAGGTAACCGTCCCCCGGGCTAACTCC
It encodes the following:
- a CDS encoding DUF1616 domain-containing protein — encoded protein: MAGRSRWLQLLPAPVRRLPADLAAVIALVGVTAAVVFLPVVSETPLRVVFGLPFVLFVPGYAFIAALFPEAGTFETSYDAAHDEVAAPNDRSGIDGIERVALSFGLSIAVVPLIGLVLNFTPWGIRLVPIMVAVSLFTLASTAVAARRRWALDPEDRLTVPWREWLGEARAELFEPESRADAALNVLLVASVLLAVGSVGYAVAVPQQGEAFTEFYLLTENEDGELVADDYPTEFTQGESESLVVGIGNHEHQSETYSVVVALQDVRIENTSGNTVNDSDGGGNISIAVEEEEELRRFQTQVAHNGTWHLQHNVTPTMTGEQLRLTYLLYKGEAPEDPTVENAYRELHLWVNVSDP
- a CDS encoding helix-turn-helix domain-containing protein; its protein translation is MDEFDPAPTTPHDWPDDADTFDRVYDVALGLTEPTSYGDVADLADCSPNAAKKHLDRLAEMGIVRADTEARPAHYERNDGYLEWQEASRIAHDLTVDEIIDRVRELEAERDHYEERFDATDPDTVSVFDDNHETVHERMEAVSDWQRIDRDIRLYELARQLAQNDGHLISA
- a CDS encoding glycosyltransferase family 2 protein; this translates as MSSINNEQGVNGEREEYQLGEPQTAQESREEEGVLLPADSEATPAISLVMPTLNEEEGIRECIRRAKTAFRELGVQAEIIVSDSSTDRTPEIAREEGAIVVEPDGKGYGYAYQYAFEKARADVIAMGDADTTYDFEELPKLYELVANGDADMAMGSRLEGEIKPGAMPTLHQYVGNPLLTKFLNTFYGAGVSDAHSGMRVFTQEAWEAMGCETTGMEFASEMIMQAGAADLQIVEEPIVYHEREGEETLESFRDGWRHVRFMLLNAPGYLFSVPGMVLGLFGMLVMASVAFGVPGTSVTLGANSMIAGSLFTIVGYQVASMGIFATISGDPIRKPGDPVTEYVVERLNLERGATAGLVVGGVGATYAGYLVVQWVQSGFTSVPFTVGSILAFTAIVIGVQTVFSAFFMSAVASSR